In Streptomyces nodosus, one DNA window encodes the following:
- a CDS encoding class I SAM-dependent methyltransferase: MSAPTPMSTPPSAALAWADADPYAAALRAGRGPLFLRRDDGWLLPLEVERWCARADAVDREVLDRCEGTVLDVGCGPGRLVAELAARGRAVLGVDVSEAAVDHTVRLGGPALRRSVFEPLPGEGRWDTVLLMDGNVGIGGDPRALLDRVAGLLHPGGLLIAETAPMDVDERARVQVVGLTDAAGTDALFPWARLGTRALLRHARGWERAGQWTAGGRCFAALRSRSTSSSAEPPKRTAVISSQRVRNTSAGSPVASR, from the coding sequence ATGAGCGCCCCCACGCCGATGAGCACCCCGCCCTCCGCCGCCCTCGCCTGGGCGGACGCCGATCCGTACGCCGCCGCCCTGCGGGCCGGCCGGGGCCCGCTGTTCCTGCGCCGCGACGACGGCTGGCTGCTGCCGCTGGAGGTGGAACGCTGGTGCGCCCGGGCCGACGCGGTCGACCGGGAGGTACTGGACCGCTGCGAGGGGACCGTGCTGGACGTGGGGTGCGGGCCCGGCCGGCTGGTGGCGGAACTCGCCGCCCGGGGCCGGGCCGTCCTCGGTGTCGACGTCAGCGAAGCCGCGGTGGACCACACCGTGCGGCTCGGGGGTCCGGCGCTGCGGCGTTCGGTCTTCGAGCCGCTGCCCGGCGAGGGGCGCTGGGACACCGTCCTGCTCATGGACGGCAACGTCGGCATCGGCGGTGACCCACGTGCGCTCCTCGACCGGGTGGCCGGACTGCTGCACCCCGGTGGCCTGTTGATCGCCGAGACCGCCCCGATGGACGTCGACGAGCGCGCCCGGGTGCAGGTCGTCGGCCTCACCGACGCCGCCGGCACCGACGCCCTCTTCCCCTGGGCGCGGCTCGGCACCCGGGCGCTGCTCCGGCACGCACGGGGCTGGGAGCGGGCCGGTCAGTGGACGGCCGGTGGACGGTGCTTCGCCGCCCTGCGCAGCCGCAGCACCAGCAGCAGCGCCGAGCCGCCGAAGAGGACGGCGGTGATCAGCAGCCAGCGGGTGAGGAACACATCCGCAGGCAGCCCGGTGGCAAGCCGGTAG
- a CDS encoding glycosyltransferase family 2 protein: MTRTPSDVDVVLPCLNEAEALPWVLERIPPGWRALVVDNGSTDGSAEVARACGATVVHEPRRGFGAACHAGLTAATAEVVCFCDCDASLDPSLLVPFVREVRDGEADLVLGRRRPRGRGAWPAHARAGNLALARLLRRRTGLRLHDLGPLRAARREQLLALGLTDRRSGYPLQMVVRAADAGWRIAEHDVPYLPRTGASKVTGTWRGTWQAVRDMSRVLGEPPAHGGGTVR, from the coding sequence GTGACGAGGACTCCTTCGGACGTCGACGTGGTGCTGCCCTGCCTGAACGAGGCCGAGGCCCTTCCCTGGGTGCTCGAACGGATCCCGCCGGGCTGGCGCGCGCTCGTCGTCGACAACGGTTCCACCGACGGCTCGGCGGAGGTAGCCCGCGCGTGCGGCGCGACCGTCGTGCATGAGCCGCGCCGGGGTTTCGGCGCGGCCTGCCACGCCGGGCTGACCGCCGCCACCGCCGAGGTGGTGTGCTTCTGCGACTGCGACGCCTCCCTCGACCCGTCGCTCCTGGTCCCCTTCGTCCGTGAGGTCCGGGACGGCGAGGCCGACCTGGTGCTCGGCCGACGGCGTCCGCGGGGCCGGGGCGCGTGGCCCGCACATGCCCGCGCCGGCAATCTGGCGCTCGCGCGGCTGCTGCGGCGCCGCACCGGGCTGCGCCTGCACGATCTCGGTCCGTTGCGCGCCGCCCGCCGCGAGCAGTTGCTGGCGCTGGGCCTCACCGACCGGCGCAGCGGCTATCCGCTCCAGATGGTCGTGCGCGCGGCCGACGCCGGCTGGCGGATCGCCGAGCACGATGTGCCGTATCTGCCGCGCACCGGGGCCTCGAAGGTGACGGGCACCTGGCGCGGCACCTGGCAGGCGGTACGGGACATGAGCCGGGTGTTGGGCGAACCCCCCGCGCACGGAGGAGGAACCGTCCGTTGA
- a CDS encoding response regulator transcription factor → MLQEPYERPGAPTADRSPRILVVDDDPTVAEVVAGYLDRAGYLVDRADDGPTALARAGAHRPDLVVLDLMLPGMDGLEVCRRLRAHGPVPVIMLTARGDEDDRILGLEVGADDYVTKPFSPRELVLRVESVLRRSGPAATGHRLGAAGLTVDPAARRATKNGTELALTLREFDLLSFFLRHPGRAYGREDLMREVWGWDFGDLSTVTVHVRRLRGKVEDDPARPRLIQTVWGVGYRFGPTDDQD, encoded by the coding sequence ATGCTGCAGGAGCCGTACGAACGCCCGGGGGCGCCGACCGCCGACAGGTCCCCCCGAATCCTGGTCGTCGACGACGATCCGACCGTCGCCGAGGTCGTCGCCGGGTATCTGGACCGCGCCGGTTACCTCGTCGATCGCGCCGACGACGGCCCGACGGCCCTCGCCCGGGCCGGCGCGCACCGGCCGGACCTGGTCGTGCTCGATCTGATGCTGCCCGGCATGGACGGCCTGGAGGTGTGCCGGCGCCTGCGGGCCCACGGCCCGGTGCCGGTCATCATGCTCACCGCCCGCGGCGACGAGGACGACCGCATCCTGGGCCTGGAGGTCGGCGCCGACGACTATGTCACCAAGCCCTTCAGCCCTCGCGAGCTGGTGTTGAGGGTGGAGTCGGTGCTGCGCCGCAGCGGGCCCGCCGCCACGGGACACCGACTGGGGGCGGCCGGTCTGACCGTCGACCCGGCGGCCCGCCGGGCCACCAAGAACGGCACCGAACTCGCCCTCACCCTCCGGGAGTTCGACCTGCTCTCCTTCTTCCTGCGCCACCCGGGGCGGGCCTATGGACGGGAGGACCTGATGCGCGAGGTGTGGGGCTGGGACTTCGGCGACCTGTCGACCGTCACGGTCCATGTCCGCCGGCTGCGCGGCAAGGTGGAGGACGACCCGGCCCGGCCGCGCCTGATCCAGACCGTATGGGGCGTGGGCTACCGCTTCGGCCCCACCGACGACCAGGACTGA
- a CDS encoding sensor histidine kinase produces the protein MRDTLLIALYAFAGAAATGLAGAGALRLIRRRSLTASLTVVAAVGVVAMLAGTLAVARAMFLSPHDLTVVTTVVAMAAVVSLATALLLGRWVVARSRELAVAARSFGDGGDFAAPRGPTTAELDELSRELVATSARLAESRERERALETSRRELVAWISHDLRTPLAGLRAMSEALEDGVAADPDRYLRQMRTEVERLNDMVGDLFQLSRIHAGTLPLAPTRISLYDLVGDALAGADPLAREHGVRLVGDRIEPVPVEVDGKEMSRVLGNLLVNAIRRTPADGTVAVAAERSPEGVVLSVTDGCGGIPEEDLPRVFDTGWRGTHARTPPAGAGLGLTIVRGIVEAHQGRATVRNIPGGCRFEVVLPTAAS, from the coding sequence ATGCGCGACACCCTTCTCATCGCCCTGTACGCCTTCGCCGGTGCCGCCGCCACGGGCCTGGCCGGTGCGGGCGCACTGCGCCTGATCCGGCGCCGCTCGCTGACCGCCTCGCTCACCGTGGTGGCGGCGGTCGGGGTGGTCGCGATGCTCGCGGGCACCCTCGCCGTCGCCCGGGCGATGTTCCTGTCGCCGCACGACCTGACCGTCGTCACCACCGTCGTCGCCATGGCGGCCGTCGTCTCCCTGGCCACCGCGCTGCTGCTGGGCCGCTGGGTGGTCGCCCGGAGCCGCGAACTCGCCGTGGCCGCACGCTCCTTCGGCGACGGCGGTGACTTCGCGGCGCCCCGCGGCCCGACCACCGCCGAACTGGACGAACTGAGCCGCGAACTGGTGGCCACCAGCGCCAGACTCGCCGAATCCCGGGAACGGGAACGGGCGTTGGAGACCTCCCGCCGTGAACTCGTCGCCTGGATCTCGCACGATCTGCGCACCCCGCTGGCCGGACTGCGCGCCATGTCGGAGGCGCTGGAGGACGGCGTCGCCGCCGACCCCGACCGCTATCTGCGGCAGATGCGCACCGAGGTGGAACGCCTCAACGACATGGTCGGTGACCTCTTCCAGCTCTCCCGCATCCACGCCGGCACCCTGCCCCTGGCACCCACCCGGATCTCCCTGTACGACCTGGTCGGTGACGCGCTGGCGGGAGCCGACCCGCTCGCCCGGGAGCACGGGGTGCGGCTGGTGGGCGACCGCATCGAGCCGGTACCGGTGGAGGTGGACGGCAAGGAGATGAGCCGGGTGCTGGGCAATCTGCTGGTCAACGCGATCCGTCGGACGCCGGCCGACGGCACGGTCGCGGTCGCCGCGGAGCGTTCCCCCGAGGGTGTGGTGCTGTCGGTGACGGACGGCTGCGGCGGCATCCCCGAGGAGGACCTGCCGCGCGTCTTCGACACCGGCTGGCGCGGCACACACGCCCGGACGCCCCCGGCCGGCGCGGGCCTCGGCCTCACCATCGTCCGGGGGATCGTGGAGGCCCACCAGGGCCGGGCCACGGTGCGCAACATTCCCGGCGGTTGCCGCTTCGAGGTGGTGCTGCCCACCGCCGCCTCCTGA
- a CDS encoding NAD-dependent epimerase/dehydratase family protein has product MRVLVTGGAGFIGGHVVDALRERGHEAVVFDVRVDPGADVRDAGAVGRALAGVDAVCHQAAMVGLGNGVADAAEYVSRNDLGTAVLLAAMAEAGVGRLVLAGSMVVYGEGRYECPRHGVVRPGPRAVPDLDAGRFEPVCPECGDDLSPGLVGEDAPADPRNVYAATKLAQEHLAAAWARCTGGSAVSLRYHNVYGPGMPRDTPYAGVASFFRSALARGEAPRVFEDGRQLRDFVHVRDVAAANAVALEAEAARGALTAYNTGSGEPHTVGAMARALAAAYGGPEPVVTGEYRLGDVRHITADSARLRAGLGWRPEVGFEEGMAEFARAGMRGA; this is encoded by the coding sequence ATGCGTGTACTGGTCACCGGCGGTGCCGGGTTCATCGGGGGTCATGTCGTCGATGCGTTGCGGGAGCGCGGGCATGAGGCGGTGGTGTTCGATGTGCGGGTGGATCCCGGCGCCGATGTGCGGGATGCGGGGGCCGTGGGACGTGCCCTGGCCGGGGTGGACGCCGTGTGTCACCAGGCCGCGATGGTGGGGCTCGGCAACGGGGTCGCCGACGCGGCGGAGTATGTCTCGCGCAACGACCTGGGCACCGCCGTGCTGCTCGCCGCGATGGCGGAGGCCGGTGTCGGGCGCCTGGTGCTGGCCGGGTCGATGGTGGTCTACGGGGAGGGGCGGTACGAGTGCCCGCGGCACGGGGTCGTACGGCCCGGGCCGCGTGCGGTCCCCGATCTCGACGCGGGACGGTTCGAGCCCGTCTGCCCGGAGTGCGGGGACGACCTCTCGCCCGGCCTGGTGGGCGAGGACGCCCCGGCCGATCCCCGGAACGTGTACGCGGCGACCAAGCTCGCCCAGGAGCATCTGGCCGCCGCCTGGGCCCGCTGCACCGGCGGGTCGGCGGTGTCGCTGCGCTACCACAATGTGTACGGGCCCGGGATGCCACGCGACACCCCGTACGCCGGTGTCGCCTCCTTCTTCCGCTCGGCCCTCGCCCGGGGCGAGGCACCGCGGGTGTTCGAGGACGGGCGGCAGCTGAGGGACTTCGTGCACGTCCGGGACGTGGCGGCGGCCAATGCGGTGGCGCTGGAGGCGGAGGCCGCCCGGGGCGCGCTCACGGCGTACAACACCGGGAGCGGTGAACCGCACACCGTCGGCGCGATGGCCCGGGCGCTGGCCGCCGCGTACGGCGGGCCCGAGCCGGTCGTCACCGGTGAGTACCGGCTCGGGGACGTACGGCACATCACCGCGGACTCGGCGCGGCTGCGGGCCGGGCTGGGCTGGCGGCCGGAGGTCGGTTTCGAGGAGGGCATGGCGGAGTTCGCGCGGGCCGGGATGCGGGGGGCTTAG
- a CDS encoding protein kinase domain-containing protein → MTPLNTGDPESIGGYTLLGRLGAGGMGVVYLGVSASGRQVAVKLVRGPYAQEEEFRTRFRQEIAAARRVSGAFTAPVVDADPDADRPWMATLYVPGLNLAEVVEKNGPLSRRELRALGLGLTEALRDIHRVGLVHRDLKPGNVLMTEDGPRVIDFGISRASDSQNLTTTGRMIGTPPFMSPEQLASPRDVTPASDVFSLGSLLVFAAVGNGPFDADSPYITGYQVVHGTPDLDGVPEALLGIVERCLDKDPAARPELTDLHRMLQALPESDAVGSSETGPSAQPRRRPAAPSSTTTAAGAPADADTGAVTGTGKRRRARMLLTGLGATLAVAGLCIGAGVYMSGSDTTASDATARAASLPDGWRPWRTKLRYDVKGVPLDYSSPGCVAEGSALFCGGRGFTTAKVDAASGRILWRTGTRPQGAQPIGVRDGLVYVYEEPDDNTRRVVALDAGTGHRRWQRDINRAEKAVLYDGGLLTLSPDSSWFVAYGPSGKELWRAPSLDEYCTPTALGGVPYALCSEGTEPGQAPVDLMKLEPGSVAETATLPKKAEALGAVGGEPLFLAPQTAKEVYEAGYERPYNALLRVAPDTGRIRRIPLARPLTGAATLVDGVVYFVRSDGSVTAVSADSGTQLWQKVTDVESLSAPAVAATYKRVYFSNRFGRLLALDSRTGAEIWRTSALDDPGDKAQDYPPRVLLVKDAIVATAGDTAFSRSPDGPA, encoded by the coding sequence ATGACGCCCCTGAACACCGGGGACCCGGAGTCCATCGGCGGGTACACCCTTCTCGGCCGGCTCGGGGCGGGCGGCATGGGGGTCGTCTATCTGGGGGTCTCCGCCTCGGGACGGCAGGTCGCGGTCAAGCTCGTGCGCGGGCCGTATGCCCAGGAGGAGGAGTTCCGGACGCGCTTCCGGCAGGAGATCGCGGCGGCGCGCAGGGTGAGCGGTGCCTTCACCGCGCCTGTCGTGGACGCCGACCCGGACGCCGACCGGCCCTGGATGGCGACGCTCTATGTGCCGGGGCTCAACCTCGCCGAAGTCGTGGAGAAGAACGGCCCGTTGAGCCGACGGGAACTGCGCGCGCTGGGGCTGGGGCTCACGGAGGCGCTGCGCGACATCCACCGGGTGGGCCTGGTGCACCGGGACCTCAAACCGGGCAACGTCCTGATGACCGAGGACGGGCCACGCGTCATCGACTTCGGCATATCGCGCGCTTCCGACAGCCAGAACCTCACCACGACCGGGCGGATGATCGGCACTCCGCCCTTCATGTCGCCGGAACAACTGGCCTCTCCCCGAGACGTCACCCCGGCCTCGGACGTGTTCTCGCTGGGGTCGCTGCTGGTGTTCGCGGCCGTCGGCAACGGACCGTTCGACGCCGACAGCCCGTACATCACCGGCTATCAGGTGGTGCATGGGACCCCGGACCTCGACGGGGTGCCCGAGGCGCTCCTGGGCATCGTCGAGCGCTGCCTGGACAAGGACCCGGCCGCACGGCCGGAACTGACGGACCTCCACCGCATGCTCCAGGCGCTGCCGGAGTCCGATGCCGTCGGGTCCTCTGAGACCGGACCGTCCGCGCAGCCCCGGCGCCGCCCTGCTGCTCCGAGCTCGACCACCACCGCCGCGGGTGCCCCTGCCGACGCAGACACCGGTGCCGTCACCGGCACCGGCAAGCGCCGACGTGCGCGGATGCTGCTCACCGGCCTGGGCGCGACGCTGGCCGTCGCCGGGCTGTGTATCGGGGCGGGGGTCTACATGTCCGGCTCGGACACCACCGCCTCCGACGCCACCGCCCGTGCCGCGTCCCTGCCCGACGGCTGGCGGCCGTGGCGGACGAAGCTGCGGTACGACGTGAAGGGTGTCCCTCTCGACTACAGCAGCCCCGGATGCGTGGCGGAGGGAAGCGCACTGTTCTGTGGCGGCAGGGGATTCACGACCGCCAAGGTCGACGCGGCCTCCGGTCGCATCCTGTGGCGGACCGGGACCCGCCCTCAGGGGGCGCAGCCGATCGGCGTTCGCGACGGGCTGGTCTATGTGTACGAGGAACCGGATGACAACACCAGGCGGGTGGTGGCCCTTGACGCCGGTACCGGGCACCGGCGGTGGCAACGTGACATCAATCGGGCCGAGAAGGCGGTCCTGTACGACGGCGGGCTGCTGACCCTGTCTCCCGACTCCTCGTGGTTCGTGGCCTACGGACCGTCCGGCAAGGAACTGTGGCGGGCGCCCTCGCTGGACGAATACTGCACTCCCACGGCGCTGGGAGGCGTCCCCTACGCCCTGTGCTCGGAGGGCACCGAGCCCGGCCAGGCACCGGTCGACCTGATGAAGCTCGAACCCGGCAGCGTGGCCGAGACCGCCACACTGCCCAAGAAGGCGGAAGCGCTCGGCGCCGTCGGCGGGGAGCCGCTGTTCCTCGCCCCGCAGACCGCGAAGGAGGTGTACGAAGCCGGGTACGAGCGGCCGTACAACGCACTGCTGCGGGTGGCCCCGGACACCGGGCGGATCAGACGGATACCGCTGGCACGTCCACTGACCGGCGCGGCCACCCTGGTGGACGGCGTCGTCTACTTCGTCCGGTCCGACGGGTCGGTCACCGCGGTGTCGGCGGACAGCGGCACACAGCTCTGGCAGAAGGTGACGGACGTGGAGAGTCTGTCCGCGCCCGCGGTGGCGGCGACGTACAAGCGGGTCTATTTCTCCAACCGCTTCGGCCGTCTGCTGGCTCTGGACAGCCGCACCGGAGCGGAGATCTGGCGCACCTCCGCACTGGACGACCCCGGCGACAAGGCGCAGGACTACCCGCCGCGCGTGCTGCTCGTCAAGGACGCGATCGTGGCGACAGCCGGCGACACGGCCTTCTCCCGAAGCCCGGACGGACCCGCCTGA
- a CDS encoding XRE family transcriptional regulator, whose amino-acid sequence MSTVGWEETKRRARERREAAGLPVRSAQEKQAAMDRLTAEVRAHKLAEVRREQALTQRQVAASMGVSAPRVSAIEHGELDRAEVATLRAYVEALGGRLRVVADFGDAEYTVA is encoded by the coding sequence ATGAGCACCGTCGGCTGGGAGGAGACCAAGCGCAGGGCGCGCGAGCGGCGCGAGGCCGCTGGGCTGCCGGTGCGTTCGGCTCAGGAGAAGCAGGCTGCCATGGACCGGTTGACCGCGGAGGTGCGCGCTCACAAGCTTGCAGAGGTCCGACGTGAACAGGCGCTGACCCAGCGCCAGGTCGCCGCATCCATGGGGGTCTCGGCACCTCGCGTCTCCGCGATCGAGCACGGCGAGCTGGACCGGGCCGAAGTCGCGACACTCCGAGCCTATGTGGAAGCGCTGGGTGGCCGACTGCGTGTAGTCGCGGACTTCGGAGACGCGGAGTACACCGTGGCCTGA
- the dcd gene encoding dCTP deaminase has protein sequence MLLSDKDIRTEIDKGRVVIDPFDPTMVQPSSIDVRLDRYFRVFENHKYPHIDPSVEQVDLTRLVEPEGDEPFILHPGEFVLASTYEVITLPDDLASRLEGKSSLGRLGLVTHSTAGFIDPGFSGHVTLELSNLATLPIKLWPGMKIGQLCLFRLTSPSEFPYGSERYGSRYQGQRGPTASRSFVNFHRTQV, from the coding sequence GTGCTTCTCTCAGACAAGGACATCCGGACCGAGATCGACAAGGGCCGGGTCGTGATCGACCCGTTCGATCCGACCATGGTGCAGCCCTCGAGCATCGATGTGCGGCTCGACCGCTACTTCCGGGTGTTCGAGAACCACAAGTACCCGCACATCGACCCCTCCGTGGAGCAGGTCGACCTCACGCGGCTCGTCGAGCCCGAGGGGGACGAGCCGTTCATCCTGCATCCCGGGGAGTTCGTGCTGGCCTCGACGTACGAGGTCATCACCCTGCCCGACGATCTCGCCTCGAGGCTGGAGGGCAAGAGTTCCCTGGGGCGTCTCGGGCTCGTCACCCACTCCACCGCCGGGTTCATCGACCCCGGCTTCTCGGGGCATGTGACGCTCGAGCTGTCGAATCTCGCCACCCTTCCGATCAAGCTCTGGCCGGGGATGAAGATCGGGCAGCTGTGCTTGTTCCGGCTGACCTCGCCGTCCGAGTTCCCGTACGGCAGTGAGCGCTACGGCTCGCGCTATCAGGGCCAGCGCGGTCCCACCGCCTCCCGCTCCTTCGTCAACTTCCACCGGACCCAGGTGTGA
- a CDS encoding phosphoribosyltransferase, translated as MFGHAVRELAQTIADDGYQPDVVLSIARGGVFVAGGLAYALDCKNIHLVNVEFYTGVGTTLDMPVMLAPVPNVIDFTDKKVLIADDVADTGRTLKLVHDFCLEAVAEVRSAVIYEKPHSLVKCEYVWKRTDKWINFPWSVLPPVRRGGEPVSPSREAL; from the coding sequence ATGTTCGGGCACGCCGTCCGCGAGCTCGCCCAGACCATCGCCGACGACGGCTACCAGCCCGATGTCGTGCTCAGCATCGCGCGCGGCGGAGTCTTTGTGGCCGGTGGGCTCGCATACGCCCTGGACTGCAAGAACATCCACCTGGTCAACGTCGAGTTCTACACGGGCGTCGGCACCACCCTCGACATGCCGGTCATGCTCGCCCCGGTGCCCAATGTGATCGACTTCACCGACAAGAAGGTGCTGATCGCCGACGACGTGGCGGACACCGGCAGGACGCTCAAGCTGGTGCACGACTTCTGTCTGGAAGCCGTGGCCGAGGTCCGCTCCGCCGTGATCTACGAGAAGCCGCACTCCCTCGTGAAGTGCGAGTACGTGTGGAAGCGCACGGATAAGTGGATCAACTTCCCGTGGAGCGTGCTGCCCCCGGTGCGGAGGGGCGGGGAGCCCGTCTCTCCGTCGCGCGAGGCGCTCTGA
- a CDS encoding Yip1 family protein, whose translation MAGFRIGRGRDNRAPQARPQHSPYGQQAPQGPAYGYPSAPPQQQYGGAAPYGGRPQWQAPQGQGEPEYFDDGPGRPGTADPYAADHPGQTQAFSIGEDPYNAGGTYRAGQAPAPPIGPPLHWNDLLRGIVLSPHQTFLRMRDYTMWAPALIVTFLYGLLAVFGFDGARQDAINATLSNAIPIVLITAVAMVISTFVLGVVTHTLARQLGGDGAWQPTVGLSMLIMSITDAPRLVVAMFFGGDASFVQLLGWATWVAAGALLTLMVSKSHDLPWPRALGASAIQLIAILSIIKLGTF comes from the coding sequence GTGGCTGGATTCAGGATCGGACGCGGTCGTGACAACCGCGCCCCGCAAGCGCGACCGCAGCACTCCCCGTACGGACAGCAGGCGCCCCAGGGCCCGGCGTACGGCTACCCCTCCGCGCCGCCGCAGCAGCAGTACGGCGGCGCGGCGCCCTACGGCGGCCGGCCGCAATGGCAGGCGCCGCAGGGCCAGGGAGAGCCGGAGTACTTCGACGACGGCCCGGGACGGCCCGGGACGGCGGATCCGTACGCGGCGGACCACCCGGGCCAGACCCAGGCGTTCTCCATCGGGGAGGACCCCTACAACGCGGGCGGGACCTACCGCGCCGGCCAGGCCCCGGCACCGCCGATAGGCCCGCCCCTGCACTGGAACGACCTGCTGCGGGGAATCGTGCTGTCCCCCCACCAGACCTTCCTCAGGATGCGCGACTACACGATGTGGGCCCCGGCCCTGATCGTGACCTTCCTGTACGGCCTGCTCGCGGTCTTCGGCTTCGACGGCGCACGCCAGGACGCGATCAACGCCACCTTGTCGAACGCCATCCCGATCGTCCTGATCACGGCCGTGGCCATGGTGATCAGCACCTTCGTCCTGGGCGTGGTCACGCACACCCTGGCCCGTCAGCTGGGCGGAGACGGCGCCTGGCAGCCCACGGTCGGCCTCTCCATGCTGATCATGTCCATCACGGACGCACCGCGCCTGGTGGTGGCGATGTTCTTCGGCGGCGACGCCTCCTTCGTCCAGCTCCTGGGCTGGGCGACCTGGGTGGCCGCAGGCGCGCTGCTGACCCTGATGGTGTCCAAGTCCCACGACCTGCCGTGGCCCCGTGCGCTGGGCGCCTCGGCGATCCAGCTGATCGCGATCCTGTCGATCATCAAACTGGGCACGTTCTGA
- a CDS encoding MraY family glycosyltransferase translates to MGAAVATAAAGVTALLLALVLTEPLRRLALRRGITDRPSARKAHTRPTPYLGGVAVALATLTAGTLTALAGGVLDPVLGVLLGGAALMCTVGLVDDLRPLSAGLRLCIETPAAALVVLVGGHPDIFGGAIDAVLAVVWIVFVTNAFNLLDNMDGAASSLCVVIAVFACVTAPAGGRGGLGPVMAALAGACVGFLFHNRHPARIFLGDAGSLFLGFTLASSMMVLHDDVGGLAGPASLVLATLVPTLDTTLVMLSRYRESRPLMQGGTDHIAHRLRRLGLSVRQVVRSLSVFTVACCLSAVLVTYGLLAPGVALVAACVVGAGTVLLLLEIPSSPVTAAAGAAAPGRMAAADIARSALPLRPTGGRRGRSLRPMAMPHSRAGRKAGPLSPTAGTPAAPQ, encoded by the coding sequence GTGGGCGCGGCGGTCGCCACGGCCGCCGCGGGCGTCACCGCCCTGCTGCTGGCCCTGGTGCTGACGGAACCGCTGAGACGCCTCGCCCTGCGCCGCGGGATCACCGACCGGCCCAGCGCCCGCAAGGCGCACACCCGCCCGACGCCCTATCTCGGCGGTGTCGCCGTCGCGCTGGCCACCCTCACCGCGGGCACCCTCACCGCGCTCGCCGGGGGTGTCCTCGACCCGGTCCTCGGGGTGCTGCTCGGGGGCGCGGCGCTCATGTGCACCGTCGGCCTCGTCGACGATCTGCGCCCGCTCAGCGCGGGGCTCCGGCTGTGCATCGAGACACCGGCGGCCGCGCTGGTGGTCCTGGTCGGAGGCCATCCGGACATCTTCGGCGGCGCGATCGACGCGGTGCTCGCCGTCGTATGGATCGTCTTCGTGACCAACGCGTTCAATCTGCTGGACAACATGGACGGCGCGGCGTCCTCGCTGTGCGTCGTGATCGCGGTGTTCGCCTGTGTGACCGCCCCGGCCGGCGGACGGGGCGGCCTGGGACCGGTGATGGCGGCCCTCGCGGGAGCCTGTGTCGGTTTCCTCTTCCACAACCGGCATCCGGCGCGGATCTTCCTCGGCGACGCCGGCTCCCTCTTCCTCGGCTTCACCCTGGCCTCCTCGATGATGGTGCTCCACGACGACGTCGGCGGCCTCGCCGGGCCCGCCAGCCTGGTGCTCGCCACCCTGGTCCCGACCCTGGACACCACCCTGGTGATGCTGTCCCGCTACCGGGAGTCGAGGCCCCTGATGCAGGGCGGCACGGACCACATCGCCCACCGGTTGCGGCGGCTCGGCCTGTCGGTCCGCCAGGTCGTGCGCAGCCTCAGCGTGTTCACCGTCGCCTGCTGTCTGTCGGCCGTGCTGGTGACCTACGGCCTGCTCGCTCCCGGTGTCGCACTCGTCGCCGCCTGCGTGGTGGGGGCCGGCACGGTACTGCTGCTCCTCGAGATCCCCTCCTCCCCCGTCACCGCCGCCGCGGGTGCCGCGGCGCCCGGGAGGATGGCTGCGGCCGACATCGCCCGCAGCGCCCTTCCGCTGCGGCCCACCGGAGGGCGCCGCGGCAGATCGCTCCGGCCCATGGCGATGCCGCATTCCCGGGCGGGCCGCAAGGCCGGCCCGCTGTCCCCGACCGCGGGTACCCCGGCCGCACCGCAGTAG